The proteins below are encoded in one region of Cytophagales bacterium:
- a CDS encoding glycosyltransferase family 39 protein encodes MNKLFLAEINLKKVILFHLTISALRLLYLTLGPTDLFLEEAQYWLWSTELDWSYYSKPPFVAYLNFISTSIFDHTELAIKFNAVVMGLIFTLFVYLIAKEFFKDNREAFWTSLLVYAMPFFHTTFNFFLTDAPLLTAWAGAVYFYLKAIVSNHTKHWILLGVCCGVGLLSKYTMVLFAPVVLIHMLWFHRGYLSQKGPYITLLVAAFFLLPVLIWNLQMDFISFRHVASIGKSELTFAKRLTFVSEYWGGQIAIVSPFLFPFLAIAIYRALRSKDSSQAFLALGPILVFLFFLIYSFTKRVEVNWAVFAYCSVPILVVQQFGQMKNSKLGWHLATLTFSLLLVFSYLTPYLHPLGLHKIWPPKKDPVHRVVGWDKLGQRLQEIIDEQVSDPYFLFSDSYEVACQAAFYTSDHLRPYNINLGRRQNQLDLWPGLESIENQGYTGVWVKKGEGLPQEVKEGFKKVVHQETLDIELGGIVVKTFTIAVLEDLQHIEEQESNYY; translated from the coding sequence ATGAACAAGCTCTTTCTTGCTGAAATAAATTTGAAGAAAGTCATTTTATTTCATTTGACGATTTCAGCTCTCAGGTTGCTCTACCTTACCTTGGGACCAACTGACCTTTTCCTCGAAGAAGCACAATATTGGTTATGGTCGACTGAATTGGATTGGTCGTATTATTCCAAGCCTCCGTTCGTAGCTTATTTAAACTTTATAAGTACCTCCATTTTTGATCATACTGAGTTGGCGATCAAGTTCAATGCTGTCGTCATGGGGCTGATCTTTACGCTGTTTGTGTATTTGATTGCAAAAGAATTTTTCAAGGATAATCGCGAGGCGTTTTGGACTTCTCTGTTGGTCTATGCCATGCCTTTCTTTCACACGACTTTCAATTTTTTCCTGACGGATGCACCACTTTTGACAGCCTGGGCAGGAGCTGTATATTTCTATTTGAAAGCGATCGTATCCAATCACACGAAACACTGGATTTTGTTAGGAGTTTGCTGTGGCGTAGGGCTCTTGTCAAAATATACGATGGTACTTTTTGCGCCAGTAGTATTGATCCATATGCTTTGGTTTCATAGAGGTTACTTGTCTCAAAAAGGCCCATACATCACCTTATTAGTTGCCGCATTTTTCTTATTGCCGGTTTTGATCTGGAACCTGCAAATGGACTTCATTTCTTTTCGGCATGTGGCTTCCATAGGCAAGTCGGAATTGACCTTTGCTAAGCGACTAACTTTTGTCAGTGAGTATTGGGGAGGCCAGATCGCCATTGTTTCACCATTTCTCTTTCCATTCTTAGCCATTGCGATTTATCGGGCACTAAGAAGCAAAGACAGCTCTCAGGCATTTCTGGCTTTAGGCCCAATCTTGGTTTTCCTTTTTTTCTTGATTTATTCCTTTACGAAAAGAGTAGAGGTGAACTGGGCTGTTTTTGCTTACTGTTCGGTACCGATTCTTGTGGTACAACAGTTTGGTCAAATGAAAAATAGCAAGCTCGGTTGGCATCTAGCAACCTTGACTTTCAGCTTGTTATTGGTCTTTTCTTACCTGACCCCTTACCTGCACCCGCTCGGACTTCATAAAATATGGCCGCCCAAAAAAGATCCCGTGCATCGAGTAGTAGGATGGGATAAATTGGGACAAAGATTGCAGGAGATCATCGATGAGCAGGTAAGTGATCCTTACTTCCTTTTCAGTGATAGTTATGAAGTCGCCTGTCAGGCTGCTTTCTACACCAGTGACCATTTACGGCCTTACAACATCAATTTGGGTCGGCGACAAAATCAGCTGGATTTGTGGCCGGGATTGGAATCGATCGAAAATCAGGGCTATACTGGTGTATGGGTGAAGAAAGGAGAAGGATTGCCTCAAGAAGTGAAAGAAGGCTTTAAAAAGGTGGTTCATCAGGAGACTTTGGACATTGAACTGGGAGGCATCGTAGTAAAAACGTTCACCATTGCCGTGCTTGAAGATCTGCAGCACATCGAAGAGCAAGAATCTAATTATTACTAG
- a CDS encoding BatA domain-containing protein — protein MFLGTTAYLIGLLSVIVPIAIHLWSKKTRKTISFGTIRFLTEDDTQAIKSLIPTEWLLLFLRVMMLVIFLLIMSEPFWKMNKETSGLVLIDPAYQTHSNFEFLKDSLQEEKEVLWFSQGFPSINDSIYKSSVFHWELLFDLEEKFSESVTIISPKRMAQFVGNRPVSSNVNWVSLPQEGQQWRVGEFMTGGQPMIISATTEEHFTYFTHEQKDGATLDSLSVTVSIQSDQAYTDLAEFIQLSIEAINADSPLRIQMVDDTQAEWLIWLKNEPAPEQRKLIFATNKPDQQLLRKVSMDIYAIAVFGLENFLAYNFPIQLEQVLGKEKVDIASFDWRSLSDDQIPASSAKANSVPVEMTSSLSHWFWGLLLLILVAERYLSLKTRAAE, from the coding sequence ATGTTTTTGGGGACCACTGCATATTTGATTGGATTGCTATCGGTGATTGTACCCATTGCCATTCATTTATGGAGTAAGAAAACGCGAAAGACCATTTCTTTTGGAACCATACGATTCCTCACCGAAGATGATACCCAGGCTATCAAAAGCTTGATTCCAACTGAATGGTTATTACTGTTTTTAAGGGTCATGATGTTGGTTATATTTCTGTTGATCATGAGTGAACCTTTTTGGAAAATGAATAAAGAAACATCCGGACTGGTACTCATTGATCCAGCTTACCAAACCCACTCCAATTTTGAATTTTTGAAAGACTCTTTACAAGAAGAAAAAGAGGTGCTTTGGTTCAGTCAGGGGTTTCCATCCATCAATGATTCCATTTATAAATCTAGTGTCTTTCACTGGGAATTATTGTTTGACCTTGAAGAGAAATTCTCAGAAAGCGTAACCATCATTTCACCAAAAAGAATGGCTCAGTTTGTAGGTAATCGACCTGTATCATCGAATGTGAATTGGGTGAGTTTGCCTCAGGAGGGTCAACAATGGAGAGTCGGTGAATTCATGACTGGAGGTCAACCAATGATCATTTCAGCTACTACAGAGGAACATTTCACTTATTTCACACATGAGCAAAAGGATGGAGCTACATTAGATTCACTTTCAGTGACGGTAAGTATTCAATCTGATCAGGCTTATACCGATCTGGCTGAGTTCATCCAATTGTCGATTGAGGCCATTAATGCTGATAGCCCTTTGCGCATACAAATGGTAGATGATACCCAGGCAGAATGGTTGATTTGGTTGAAGAACGAACCTGCCCCGGAACAACGGAAGTTGATTTTTGCAACAAATAAACCTGACCAGCAACTGCTTCGAAAGGTATCTATGGATATATACGCGATAGCAGTATTCGGTCTGGAGAATTTTTTAGCTTACAATTTCCCGATTCAACTGGAGCAGGTTTTAGGAAAGGAAAAAGTTGATATTGCCTCATTCGATTGGCGTTCATTGTCTGATGATCAAATTCCTGCCAGTTCAGCCAAGGCAAATTCAGTTCCTGTCGAGATGACAAGCAGTCTTTCTCACTGGTTTTGGGGGTTATTGTTATTGATATTAGTTGCCGAAAGATACCTGTCACTTAAAACCCGAGCTGCGGAATGA
- a CDS encoding MoxR family ATPase, whose amino-acid sequence MEALASEVNELVDKLGQLKTEIHKVIVGQDQVIDELLIGLLAKGHVLIEGMPGLAKTLLIKTLSEVVDLSYKRIQFTPDLMPTDILGTEVIEEEGGHKTFVYKQGPIFANMVLADEINRTPPKTQAALLEVMQEYKVTYGGKDYHMDLPFFLLATQNPIEQSGTFPLPEAQTDRFLLFIKIGYPTEEEETEVLNRTTGKVTEKPNPVLNAKEVIRLQELVREVTIDEELISAVSKLVRRSRPDMSSDDYIKNHVAYGAGPRAGQAIILCAKANALLAGRYAVIPEDLRKVAYPALRHRIALNFRAESDGLTTDQLIDHLLKDFKY is encoded by the coding sequence ATAGAAGCATTAGCATCGGAAGTCAACGAACTGGTCGATAAACTAGGTCAGTTGAAGACTGAGATCCATAAAGTCATTGTCGGTCAGGATCAGGTCATTGATGAATTACTGATCGGTCTCTTGGCCAAAGGGCATGTCCTGATTGAAGGGATGCCCGGTCTGGCCAAAACCCTCTTGATCAAGACCTTGTCGGAAGTCGTAGACCTTTCTTATAAACGCATCCAGTTTACGCCGGATTTGATGCCTACCGATATTTTAGGTACGGAGGTCATAGAAGAGGAGGGTGGACATAAAACTTTTGTCTACAAGCAAGGTCCCATTTTTGCCAACATGGTCCTGGCGGATGAGATCAACCGAACGCCACCCAAGACCCAGGCCGCGTTGCTGGAGGTCATGCAGGAGTACAAAGTGACCTACGGAGGAAAGGACTATCATATGGACCTGCCATTTTTCTTGTTGGCTACTCAAAACCCTATTGAGCAGTCGGGCACTTTTCCATTGCCTGAAGCACAAACAGATCGTTTTTTGCTCTTCATCAAGATTGGATACCCTACTGAAGAAGAAGAGACTGAAGTCTTGAATAGAACTACCGGTAAAGTCACAGAAAAGCCTAATCCAGTATTGAATGCCAAGGAGGTCATTCGACTGCAGGAATTGGTAAGAGAAGTAACCATCGATGAGGAGCTCATTTCAGCGGTAAGCAAGTTGGTTAGAAGAAGCCGTCCTGACATGTCCTCGGATGATTATATCAAGAATCACGTGGCTTATGGAGCGGGTCCACGAGCAGGGCAGGCGATCATACTCTGTGCCAAAGCCAATGCGCTGTTGGCTGGCAGATATGCCGTCATTCCTGAAGACCTGAGAAAAGTAGCTTACCCAGCTTTACGGCATAGAATTGCCCTAAACTTTCGGGCTGAATCGGATGGATTGACCACTGATCAACTGATTGATCATTTATTGAAAGATTTCAAATACTAA
- a CDS encoding DUF58 domain-containing protein, giving the protein MSQPAVKVWSFDPSMLVSISDFDWLVRALAKGILFGGRHSLRLGAGMEFSQYRPYSQGDDLRRLDWKMYGRTERFYIKQSEIETDIHFNLVIDHSLSMTYAEQDMSKLNQAKLMAALFGYIALRNGDSFSLIMSGHQLPVGHGEKQWQRLLHRLIALQPVADFHPKMLAGHQPGVTLVFSDFFGEGADWARLMQDYKRPRTEVFAFHMLGKVEQSLDFSGSIAFEDLETSQKVKVNAKQQGEEYRKRFSSWLDEFKSGLMQQGIWYETAHLGEHPGELVQRFVKKTRLAF; this is encoded by the coding sequence TTGTCTCAACCTGCTGTAAAAGTCTGGTCCTTCGACCCCTCCATGCTGGTATCCATTTCGGATTTTGACTGGCTGGTTCGTGCCCTGGCGAAAGGGATTCTTTTTGGAGGAAGACATAGCCTGAGGTTGGGAGCAGGCATGGAGTTCAGCCAGTACCGACCTTATAGTCAGGGAGATGACCTGAGAAGGCTGGACTGGAAAATGTACGGACGAACGGAACGCTTTTATATCAAGCAATCCGAAATAGAGACTGACATCCATTTCAATTTGGTGATTGATCATTCACTTTCGATGACCTACGCCGAGCAGGATATGTCCAAGCTGAACCAGGCCAAATTAATGGCTGCTCTCTTCGGATACATTGCCCTGCGCAATGGAGATAGTTTTTCACTAATCATGAGTGGCCACCAGCTACCCGTCGGACATGGGGAAAAGCAATGGCAACGGCTGTTACATCGACTGATTGCATTGCAGCCAGTTGCAGACTTTCACCCCAAAATGTTGGCAGGTCATCAGCCCGGGGTAACCCTGGTATTTTCAGATTTCTTCGGAGAAGGAGCGGATTGGGCCAGGCTAATGCAGGATTACAAGCGCCCCAGGACAGAAGTGTTTGCTTTTCATATGCTGGGTAAAGTAGAGCAATCACTGGATTTTTCAGGGTCTATTGCCTTTGAAGACCTGGAAACCAGCCAAAAAGTAAAAGTGAATGCGAAGCAGCAAGGAGAAGAATACCGGAAGCGTTTTTCAAGTTGGTTGGACGAGTTCAAGTCAGGCCTGATGCAACAGGGAATTTGGTATGAAACTGCACATTTGGGAGAACATCCTGGCGAGTTGGTGCAGCGATTTGTGAAGAAAACCCGACTAGCTTTTTAA
- a CDS encoding ABC transporter permease has product MSFNLELALTQWKQSLMKSGNFEEGDLSELEDHFRMTLEAHIKNGLSEAGAFDKILKEHYADLQEISLQYHEKRQVSRLASALLLNYFKVGYRTFGRHRIYFMINLFGLVLGLTSILSIILYLNHELNFDTFNTQHEQIHRVSIHYERASGNIDYPLIPPAAGPAFEEAVPEVLQSARLRYAYSVQMHHEDKSFYEDRVFFADPSFLEMFSYEWLTGNEDGALATINTIVLTESIAEKYFGRKNPIGKIITYDNSIDLKVIGVIQDPSQQSHLKFDFLISFDTYQPGPGGLEPITSWRWLGFPTYVKLTPGANLNSVRQKMIQVAVARNDRPPSGTQVAYELQPLADAYLYSGHLPNPQGGLYRVNDPENLRNLAIVAVLILVIAFFNYYNISVALIRTRTREIGVRKVFGASKRRLIHQMATESFLLLSLAAIAAWLIIWITNESLDLLPPFTLSGLIPMLTFSLGIIGLFTLCSGLLLGGSLSIYSTLSLLQQKLWRRSSKFSPANLVLLLQFGISAALIMVSFVVIKQLSFFSEKELGYNHEGVIVAKFRGEAMHHKRDAFVNALSEVPEIVSTSYGPNLDGSNSSNPLRLRSWGTDEVLQTAYFGVDYEFENIIDLEVLEGRYFSREIGGDSTQAIMINETLSEKLGFDNPIGEKVIFTAGNEFEIIGVYKNFHYKSLHHQIGPMALVMWLGVPRNVLIRYDSPDISQVLRKIDLKWSEVFPGGNYPLDYRFLDEQLQSMYGKEQEYATLLKVFTGLAIFIAILGLFGISSVNIDLNLKQIGIRRVLGADLKQITRLVSRQFLLLVVFATLGAIPIVYFFMEKWLANFAYAISLGPGFPLLALAIMLTVSVATLAFQVYRVMVVNPTSILKNE; this is encoded by the coding sequence ATGAGCTTCAATCTGGAATTAGCCCTTACGCAATGGAAGCAATCGTTGATGAAATCAGGAAATTTCGAAGAAGGTGATCTTTCAGAATTGGAAGATCATTTCCGAATGACACTTGAAGCACACATCAAAAACGGCTTATCTGAAGCAGGTGCTTTTGATAAAATTTTGAAGGAGCACTATGCTGATCTTCAAGAAATTTCTTTGCAATACCACGAAAAACGTCAAGTATCTCGCTTGGCTTCAGCATTACTGCTCAATTATTTCAAGGTGGGTTATCGCACATTTGGCAGGCACCGCATATATTTCATGATCAATCTATTTGGCCTGGTTCTGGGACTTACAAGCATCCTGAGTATTATCCTGTACCTGAATCATGAATTGAACTTTGACACCTTCAATACCCAACATGAGCAGATCCATCGGGTGAGCATTCATTATGAACGTGCCTCTGGCAATATTGACTATCCGTTGATTCCTCCAGCCGCAGGCCCGGCATTCGAAGAAGCCGTCCCTGAGGTGCTTCAATCTGCACGATTGAGATATGCCTACAGTGTGCAAATGCATCATGAGGACAAGTCCTTTTATGAGGATCGGGTCTTCTTTGCCGACCCTTCTTTTCTGGAGATGTTTTCCTATGAATGGTTAACAGGAAACGAAGACGGGGCACTGGCTACCATCAATACCATTGTTCTTACGGAATCTATTGCTGAGAAATATTTCGGACGAAAAAACCCTATTGGAAAGATCATTACTTACGATAACTCTATCGATCTAAAAGTGATTGGAGTGATTCAGGACCCGTCGCAACAATCCCATCTGAAATTTGATTTTCTGATCTCCTTCGATACCTATCAACCTGGACCTGGAGGTTTAGAACCTATTACCAGCTGGCGTTGGCTAGGATTCCCCACCTATGTGAAACTTACTCCCGGAGCTAATTTGAATTCGGTCCGACAAAAAATGATCCAGGTCGCTGTGGCTCGCAATGACCGACCACCTTCCGGAACCCAGGTAGCTTATGAATTACAACCTTTAGCCGATGCATATCTGTACTCCGGCCACCTTCCTAATCCGCAAGGAGGGCTATACCGCGTGAATGATCCGGAAAATCTCAGAAATTTAGCCATTGTTGCCGTACTCATTCTGGTAATCGCCTTCTTCAATTATTACAATATTTCGGTGGCGTTGATCCGCACACGTACAAGAGAAATCGGAGTAAGAAAAGTATTCGGAGCTTCAAAAAGACGACTGATCCACCAAATGGCAACTGAATCCTTTCTTTTACTATCATTGGCTGCAATAGCGGCCTGGCTAATCATTTGGATCACCAACGAATCATTGGACCTTTTACCTCCTTTCACGCTTTCGGGTCTGATCCCGATGCTCACTTTCTCCTTGGGCATTATAGGATTGTTCACCCTATGCAGCGGATTACTTTTAGGAGGGTCTTTATCCATCTATTCCACACTTTCATTACTCCAGCAAAAATTATGGCGACGTAGCTCCAAATTCTCTCCAGCAAATCTGGTGTTGCTTCTACAATTCGGGATTTCAGCGGCATTAATCATGGTGAGCTTTGTGGTGATCAAACAGCTTTCCTTTTTTTCCGAAAAGGAATTAGGATACAATCATGAAGGAGTCATCGTGGCCAAATTTAGGGGTGAAGCCATGCACCATAAACGTGATGCATTTGTCAATGCCTTAAGCGAAGTACCTGAAATCGTTTCAACAAGCTACGGTCCCAATCTGGATGGCAGCAACAGCAGCAATCCGCTCAGGCTAAGGTCCTGGGGTACGGATGAAGTCTTACAAACTGCCTATTTCGGAGTGGACTATGAATTCGAAAACATCATTGATTTAGAAGTACTGGAAGGCCGTTATTTCTCTCGAGAAATCGGTGGAGACTCGACTCAAGCCATCATGATCAACGAAACATTGTCGGAGAAATTAGGCTTTGACAATCCTATTGGAGAAAAGGTCATATTCACCGCCGGAAATGAATTCGAGATCATTGGTGTGTATAAGAACTTCCATTACAAAAGCCTGCACCACCAAATTGGTCCAATGGCCCTGGTCATGTGGTTGGGAGTACCCAGAAATGTGTTGATAAGGTATGATAGCCCAGACATCAGTCAGGTGCTGCGGAAAATCGATTTGAAATGGAGTGAAGTTTTTCCAGGAGGAAATTATCCGTTGGATTATCGCTTCCTGGATGAGCAACTGCAATCCATGTACGGGAAGGAACAAGAATATGCGACACTGCTCAAGGTATTCACTGGCCTGGCTATTTTTATCGCCATTCTAGGGCTATTCGGCATTTCATCGGTTAACATCGACCTGAATCTGAAACAAATAGGTATTCGCAGGGTATTGGGTGCAGACCTGAAACAGATCACTCGATTGGTGAGTCGGCAATTCCTGCTGTTGGTGGTATTCGCTACACTTGGAGCGATACCGATCGTCTATTTTTTCATGGAGAAGTGGCTGGCCAATTTTGCTTATGCGATTTCGCTTGGACCAGGATTCCCGCTTCTAGCTTTGGCCATTATGCTTACGGTTTCAGTCGCTACACTTGCCTTTCAGGTGTACCGTGTGATGGTTGTGAATCCTACTTCGATTTTGAAGAATGAATGA
- a CDS encoding helix-turn-helix transcriptional regulator: protein MLSKEMIGASTVPIILSILLQGENYGYEIIRKVKDFSGGTLEWSEPMLYPVLHRLERNNHIHAQWRILENGRKRKYYVITPSGRTLLTEKQSEWTEMMSVLIRMWNLNPSQL from the coding sequence ATGCTTTCAAAAGAAATGATCGGGGCTTCTACCGTCCCAATTATCCTTTCCATTTTGCTTCAGGGAGAAAACTACGGTTATGAGATCATCCGCAAAGTGAAAGACTTTTCCGGTGGTACACTGGAATGGAGTGAACCCATGCTTTATCCCGTCTTACATCGGCTGGAACGAAACAACCACATCCACGCACAATGGCGAATCCTTGAAAATGGTCGCAAACGAAAGTATTACGTCATCACGCCATCAGGACGTACCTTATTGACAGAAAAGCAGTCTGAATGGACCGAAATGATGAGTGTCTTGATCCGAATGTGGAACCTAAACCCTTCTCAGTTATGA